A window of the Janthinobacterium agaricidamnosum NBRC 102515 = DSM 9628 genome harbors these coding sequences:
- a CDS encoding DUF2875 family protein, which translates to MPDASTLFVLARRERVEAMRPFAFDDMPPEKSVDQLNAHGVARRLFLAYDALERTVPHPDKERDPAMHTSRQPLISEWLPVAAAFAQRSDIRGTGVANLLDDINPRAYHPPKNWQPTPWFPIPWNKHQLAEFDKLPTLGFIHRPTFVTFNDEHGKPLIDPGEREKALSAGWQAALRTLPEARRAGAPARIVSATGNNTARLIALHRMLNKHTAQGGPELDSNRIDXXHTLN; encoded by the coding sequence ATGCCCGATGCCTCGACCCTGTTCGTACTGGCCCGGCGCGAGCGGGTCGAGGCGATGCGGCCGTTCGCCTTCGACGATATGCCGCCCGAAAAAAGCGTAGACCAGCTCAATGCGCATGGCGTGGCGCGCCGCCTGTTCCTCGCTTACGACGCACTGGAAAGAACGGTCCCGCATCCCGACAAGGAACGCGATCCGGCCATGCACACCTCGCGCCAGCCGCTGATTTCAGAATGGCTGCCGGTCGCCGCGGCCTTCGCGCAACGCTCCGACATCCGCGGCACCGGCGTCGCCAACCTGCTCGACGATATCAATCCCCGTGCCTACCATCCGCCCAAAAACTGGCAACCGACGCCATGGTTTCCGATTCCCTGGAACAAGCATCAACTGGCCGAATTCGACAAACTGCCGACACTGGGTTTTATTCATCGTCCCACCTTCGTCACTTTCAACGATGAGCACGGCAAACCGTTGATCGACCCCGGCGAACGTGAAAAAGCCTTGTCAGCCGGTTGGCAAGCGGCCTTGCGCACCTTGCCCGAAGCCCGGCGCGCGGGCGCGCCGGCGCGCATTGTCAGCGCGACCGGCAACAACACCGCCCGGCTGATCGCGCTGCACCGCATGCTCAACAAGCACACCGCACAAGGTGGCCCGGAACTCGACAGCAACCGGATCGACCNNNNNCACACACTTAATTAA
- a CDS encoding IS3 family transposase (programmed frameshift), whose translation MKTSRFTDSQIISILKQAEGGSPVPELCREHGISNATFYKWRSKFGGMDASLMARMKELEDENRRLKKMYAEERLKAEIVAEALNKKVVTPSQRREMAQWAVAQRSATIGLACLAFGISQTCYRYRAKLDAENAVVADWLVRLTNNQRNWGFGLCFLYLRNVKGFKWNHKRVYRIYRELELNLRIKPRHRLVREKPLPLAVPAQINDTWSMDFMHDQLADGRSIRLFNVIDDYNREGLGIEVDFSLPSERVIRCLDRIIEWRGKPQVIRCDNGPEYISAVTLAWAARRDIRIDFIEPGQPQQNAYVERYNRTVRYDWLAHHLFETLEDIQDFATRWLWTYNHDRPNMALGGITPKQKLALAA comes from the exons ATGAAGACGTCCCGTTTTACCGATAGCCAGATCATCTCCATCCTCAAGCAAGCCGAGGGCGGCTCACCAGTCCCTGAGCTTTGCCGCGAGCATGGCATCAGCAATGCCACGTTCTACAAATGGCGCTCCAAGTTCGGCGGCATGGACGCCTCGCTGATGGCCCGCATGAAGGAGTTGGAGGACGAAAACCGGCGCCTGAAGAAGATGTATGCCGAGGAGCGCTTGAAAGCCGAGATTGTCGCGGAAGCTTTGA ACAAAAAAGTGGTAACGCCATCTCAGCGGCGGGAGATGGCGCAATGGGCCGTGGCCCAACGTTCAGCCACAATCGGACTGGCTTGCCTGGCGTTCGGCATCAGCCAGACCTGCTATCGCTATCGTGCCAAGCTCGATGCGGAAAACGCTGTCGTGGCGGACTGGCTGGTACGCCTGACCAATAACCAGCGCAACTGGGGCTTCGGTCTGTGCTTCCTGTATTTGCGCAACGTAAAGGGTTTTAAATGGAACCACAAGCGCGTCTACAGGATCTATCGCGAGCTGGAACTGAACTTACGGATCAAGCCGCGCCATCGGCTGGTACGCGAAAAACCGCTGCCGCTGGCCGTGCCTGCACAGATCAACGACACCTGGTCGATGGATTTCATGCACGACCAACTGGCCGACGGCAGAAGCATCCGCTTGTTCAACGTGATCGACGATTACAACCGTGAGGGACTCGGCATCGAGGTTGACTTCTCATTGCCGTCCGAACGCGTCATCCGTTGCCTCGACAGGATCATTGAATGGCGTGGCAAACCCCAGGTCATTCGCTGCGATAACGGCCCCGAATACATCAGCGCCGTGACGCTGGCCTGGGCCGCCAGGCGCGACATACGCATTGACTTCATTGAGCCTGGGCAGCCGCAGCAGAATGCCTATGTCGAGCGCTATAACCGCACCGTGCGCTACGACTGGCTGGCTCATCACCTGTTTGAAACACTCGAGGATATCCAGGATTTTGCAACCCGCTGGTTGTGGACTTACAATCACGACCGGCCCAACATGGCACTTGGCGGCATTACACCAAAACAGAAGCTTGCCCTGGCCGCTTAG
- a CDS encoding IS30 family transposase encodes MNKLTGRKAMRSPGAPSHRRETERRFWEQIATGITSEKAAEAVGVSQAVGTRWFRHNGGMPLSMLNPISGRYLSFAEREEIGLLSCQGVGVREIARRIGRSASTVSRELTRNVATRCGRLEYRASVAQWKAELVAKRPKPSKLLTDPRLHDYVQDRLEGKVRDANGRDISGPRPAPFIGRNKPHRGDRKWVTGWSPEQISNRLKIDFPDDQSMRISHEAIYQALYIQGRGALKRELVGCLRTGRALRVPRARAQAKAWAHVSEDVMISNRPAEADDRAVPGHWEGDLIIGLNRSAIGTLVERSSRFTMLVHLPREEGYGLIPRTKNGPALAGYGAVTMANALKNTVTDMPTLLWQSLTWDRGKELSDHARFTVESGVKVFFADPHSPWQRGTNENTNGLLRQYFPKGTDLSRWSAQEIQAVANALNSRPRKTLGWKSPAEVLDEYLQFVQQSXXHTLN; translated from the coding sequence ATGAACAAGTTGACTGGGCGAAAGGCGATGCGCTCGCCAGGTGCGCCATCGCATCGCCGGGAAACCGAGCGGCGGTTCTGGGAACAAATAGCAACGGGGATTACAAGCGAAAAAGCTGCTGAAGCGGTTGGCGTGTCGCAAGCAGTCGGGACGCGTTGGTTTCGTCATAATGGCGGCATGCCACTTTCTATGTTGAACCCAATATCTGGAAGGTACTTGTCGTTTGCTGAGCGAGAAGAGATTGGACTTCTTTCGTGCCAGGGCGTCGGAGTACGAGAGATTGCGCGCCGTATCGGGCGTAGCGCATCAACGGTTTCCCGTGAGCTGACACGTAATGTTGCAACTCGCTGTGGCCGACTTGAGTATCGAGCTTCGGTTGCGCAGTGGAAGGCTGAGCTGGTTGCGAAAAGACCCAAGCCATCGAAACTGTTAACTGATCCACGTTTGCACGACTACGTTCAAGATCGCCTGGAGGGCAAGGTTCGTGACGCGAATGGTCGTGACATCTCTGGGCCTCGGCCAGCGCCGTTCATAGGAAGAAATAAGCCGCATCGCGGTGATCGTAAATGGGTCACCGGTTGGTCGCCCGAACAAATTTCCAACCGACTAAAGATCGACTTCCCGGATGATCAATCCATGCGCATCTCTCACGAAGCCATATACCAAGCACTTTATATCCAGGGTCGAGGAGCTCTCAAGCGCGAGTTGGTTGGCTGCCTGCGTACTGGGAGGGCATTGCGCGTACCGAGAGCAAGGGCACAAGCCAAAGCCTGGGCACATGTGAGCGAGGATGTAATGATCTCCAACAGGCCTGCAGAAGCCGACGATCGTGCGGTCCCGGGGCATTGGGAGGGTGACCTGATCATCGGACTAAACCGGTCTGCGATCGGAACGCTAGTTGAGCGTTCAAGCAGATTCACCATGCTTGTCCACCTGCCTCGCGAGGAAGGCTACGGATTGATACCCAGGACGAAAAATGGCCCCGCGTTGGCTGGCTACGGAGCTGTCACGATGGCTAATGCGCTCAAGAATACCGTGACCGACATGCCCACCCTTTTGTGGCAATCATTGACCTGGGATCGTGGCAAAGAACTGTCAGATCATGCCCGCTTCACGGTCGAGTCCGGGGTGAAGGTATTCTTCGCCGACCCGCATAGCCCATGGCAGCGCGGCACAAACGAAAATACGAATGGCCTACTGCGGCAGTACTTCCCAAAGGGTACAGATTTGTCTCGGTGGAGCGCTCAAGAGATTCAAGCCGTTGCTAATGCGCTGAATTCCAGACCCCGGAAAACGCTTGGTTGGAAGTCACCGGCAGAAGTACTGGACGAATATCTACAATTTGTTCAACAATCTANNNNNCACACACTTAATTAA
- a CDS encoding contractile injection system protein, VgrG/Pvc8 family, producing MXXXVWQDKTIIEIIDSVFSAYAPRAIWRWSDETGPFMEGAGRRGYCCQYRESDFDFIRRLLTDEGLTWRFEEADGGQCMVLFADSSETCATPEDTSSARDGGLRYHAARAGEPGDTIQALRSERSLRVGMVTVLSYDYKAKKAISASVPTNRVVGGKHAPLLESYDAPGQYRYADAAQARRYATLQMQVHEARAHLWQVRSTXXHT from the coding sequence GTGTGNNNNNGCGTCTGGCAAGACAAAACCATCATCGAGATCATCGACAGCGTGTTCAGCGCCTACGCGCCGCGCGCGATCTGGCGCTGGAGCGATGAAACCGGCCCGTTCATGGAAGGTGCCGGCCGGCGCGGTTATTGCTGCCAGTACCGCGAATCGGACTTTGATTTCATCCGCCGCCTGCTGACCGACGAAGGTTTGACATGGCGTTTCGAAGAGGCCGATGGCGGCCAGTGCATGGTGCTGTTCGCCGACAGCAGCGAAACTTGCGCCACGCCCGAGGATACCAGCAGCGCCCGGGACGGCGGCCTGCGCTATCACGCCGCCCGCGCCGGAGAACCGGGCGACACGATCCAGGCGCTGCGCTCCGAGCGCAGCCTGCGCGTCGGCATGGTCACGGTGCTGAGCTACGACTACAAGGCGAAAAAGGCGATCAGCGCCAGCGTGCCGACCAACCGGGTGGTTGGCGGCAAGCACGCTCCGCTGCTGGAAAGCTACGATGCACCGGGCCAGTACCGCTACGCCGATGCGGCCCAGGCGCGCCGCTACGCCACCTTGCAGATGCAGGTGCATGAAGCGCGCGCCCATCTGTGGCAGGTCCGTTCGACNNNNNCACACACTTAA
- a CDS encoding type VI secretion system Vgr family protein, giving the protein MXXXYRNTFGCVRETVPIVPRAIAAPDTHTAPGPQTALVVGLPETVNTTARDHQVRVQFAWQRGAAANPGGLHHNTDSKGNAPGNQASGAWVRVAEALAGPNWGSQFTPRLGTEVLVDFIEGDIDRPLVVAQLYTGADIPPYSAGIDSGSNHGGVLSGMHSNNFDGDGYNQWVIDDTPGQLRTRLASSSAATQLNLGYLVQQAAGSAQRGAYRGSGFELRTDAWGMLRGAEGLLISSSARQQQGSGIASTQLDTAEAAAQLRGAAELSKVLAQAAQQQQALLSKDANAAQPDLLAHIDPQQKGRMAGNIGGHSALKAKDGARQLDEARPVEQFGAPWVLLEAPASINWATPASTALFAGGQLHWTTQSDXXHTLN; this is encoded by the coding sequence GTGTGNNNNNCCTACCGCAACACTTTCGGCTGCGTGCGCGAGACGGTCCCCATCGTGCCGCGCGCGATCGCCGCACCGGATACCCATACCGCGCCCGGTCCGCAAACGGCGCTGGTGGTCGGTTTGCCGGAGACGGTCAATACGACGGCGCGCGACCATCAGGTGCGCGTCCAGTTCGCCTGGCAGCGCGGCGCCGCCGCCAATCCCGGCGGACTGCATCACAACACCGACAGCAAGGGCAACGCACCCGGCAACCAGGCGTCCGGCGCATGGGTGCGGGTAGCGGAGGCGCTGGCGGGGCCGAACTGGGGGTCGCAATTCACGCCGCGCCTCGGCACCGAAGTACTGGTCGATTTCATCGAAGGCGATATCGACCGTCCGCTCGTGGTGGCGCAGCTGTACACCGGCGCCGATATCCCGCCCTACTCGGCCGGTATCGATTCGGGCAGTAACCATGGCGGCGTACTGTCCGGCATGCACAGCAATAATTTCGATGGCGACGGCTACAACCAGTGGGTCATCGACGATACGCCCGGCCAATTGCGCACCCGGTTGGCCAGCAGCAGTGCCGCGACACAATTGAATCTCGGCTACCTGGTGCAGCAGGCGGCCGGTTCGGCGCAACGGGGCGCCTATCGCGGCAGCGGCTTTGAATTACGCACCGATGCCTGGGGCATGCTGCGCGGCGCCGAGGGCCTGTTGATTTCCAGTAGCGCACGCCAGCAGCAAGGCAGCGGCATCGCCTCGACCCAGCTCGATACTGCCGAAGCGGCGGCGCAATTGCGCGGCGCCGCTGAACTGAGCAAGGTGTTGGCGCAAGCGGCGCAGCAACAGCAAGCGCTGCTGAGCAAGGACGCCAACGCGGCCCAGCCCGACTTGCTGGCCCACATCGATCCGCAACAAAAAGGCCGCATGGCCGGCAATATCGGCGGCCACAGCGCGCTGAAAGCGAAGGATGGCGCGCGTCAACTCGACGAGGCCAGGCCGGTCGAGCAATTCGGCGCGCCATGGGTGCTGCTGGAAGCGCCCGCCAGCATCAACTGGGCCACGCCGGCCTCGACGGCGTTATTTGCCGGCGGCCAATTACACTGGACCACCCAATCGGACANNNNNCACACACTTAATTAA
- a CDS encoding type II toxin-antitoxin system HicA family toxin — MNSADIIKQLKSDGWEHVSTRGSHHKYRNPKTGKSVIVPHPKKDLPIGTVNSILKQAQLK; from the coding sequence ATGAACAGCGCAGACATAATCAAACAACTAAAGTCCGATGGCTGGGAACACGTCTCCACTCGTGGCAGCCATCACAAATACCGCAACCCTAAAACTGGCAAGTCTGTGATCGTTCCGCACCCGAAAAAAGACCTGCCGATAGGCACGGTCAATTCGATCCTGAAACAAGCTCAATTAAAGTGA
- a CDS encoding type II toxin-antitoxin system HicB family antitoxin — MLYPLYVWKDANSAYGASFPDLPGVNTAADELHDLSKAAQEAVEVMYDRETNIPAASAIEKWTSNPDYADGFWMLVNIDLSKVNTKPVRLNISLPESLLRDIDQFAKSHHLTRSGFLAQAAMRAMAE; from the coding sequence ATGTTGTATCCACTCTACGTATGGAAAGACGCCAACAGCGCCTATGGCGCTTCCTTTCCCGACCTGCCTGGCGTCAATACCGCCGCCGATGAACTGCACGATCTCAGCAAGGCCGCTCAAGAAGCTGTTGAGGTGATGTATGACCGAGAAACGAATATTCCAGCAGCTTCCGCCATCGAGAAATGGACAAGCAATCCGGACTATGCCGATGGTTTCTGGATGCTGGTTAATATCGACCTATCGAAAGTCAACACCAAGCCGGTTCGGCTGAACATCTCCTTGCCGGAAAGCCTGCTGCGAGATATCGATCAGTTCGCAAAATCACACCACCTCACGCGCTCAGGCTTCTTAGCTCAGGCGGCGATGAGAGCAATGGCGGAATAA
- a CDS encoding T6SS effector phospholipase Tle3 domain-containing protein, whose amino-acid sequence MXXXGAGIKADTLILNNWPYSVDQPVLERTQSGDDQQTIEAREATLINIIKEFITSNPAVEPAFAELRDKGAGIVGEKWRHDANKERDNRGKVYLYFSPDDLTVGLGNIQGIGWWGLYDGMLGRMGGRFLQRVFASPVGATNGAPQVGDAPHGINLSFKWNLASQMTFSRKRQINAEELPEPFQAELXXTHLIN is encoded by the coding sequence GTGTGNNNNNAGGGCGCCGGCATCAAGGCTGATACGCTGATATTGAACAACTGGCCGTACAGCGTCGACCAGCCTGTGCTGGAAAGAACCCAGAGCGGCGACGATCAGCAAACCATCGAAGCGCGCGAAGCAACGCTGATCAACATCATCAAGGAATTCATTACCAGCAACCCTGCTGTGGAACCGGCTTTCGCGGAGTTGAGGGACAAGGGCGCTGGGATTGTCGGTGAAAAATGGCGGCATGATGCCAACAAGGAGCGCGATAACCGCGGCAAGGTCTATCTTTATTTCAGCCCCGACGACTTGACGGTGGGACTGGGCAATATCCAGGGCATAGGCTGGTGGGGTCTGTACGATGGCATGCTTGGCAGAATGGGCGGCCGCTTCCTGCAACGCGTATTTGCGTCGCCAGTGGGTGCCACCAATGGCGCGCCGCAGGTGGGCGATGCCCCTCATGGCATCAATCTGAGTTTCAAATGGAATTTGGCGAGCCAGATGACTTTCTCCAGGAAGCGGCAGATTAACGCCGAAGAGCTTCCGGAACCTTTTCAGGCCGAGCTTNNNNNCACACACTTAATTAATTAA
- a CDS encoding YDG domain-containing protein — protein sequence MCXXTSADIGKATIASVSGITAGNKVYDGSLAASLNTAGAALTGMIAGDNLTVSAASGSFIDKNAGNGKTVNISGIALGGVDVGNYNLTSTTASTSANIGKATIASVGGIVAGNKVYDGSLAASLNTAGASFSGMISGDDLAVSAASGSFIDKNAGNGKTVNISGIALGXXTHLIN from the coding sequence GTGTGTGNNNNNACCAGCGCCGATATCGGCAAGGCGACCATCGCCAGCGTGAGCGGCATCACGGCCGGCAACAAGGTGTACGACGGCAGCCTTGCCGCCAGCCTGAATACGGCCGGCGCAGCGTTGACCGGCATGATCGCCGGCGACAATTTGACGGTGTCGGCTGCCAGCGGCAGCTTCATCGACAAGAACGCCGGCAATGGCAAGACCGTCAATATCAGCGGCATCGCGCTGGGCGGCGTGGATGTCGGCAACTATAACTTGACCAGCACGACGGCCAGCACCAGCGCCAATATCGGCAAGGCGACCATCGCCAGTGTCGGCGGCATCGTTGCCGGCAACAAGGTATATGACGGCAGCCTTGCCGCCAGCCTGAACACGGCGGGCGCGTCGTTCAGCGGCATGATCAGCGGTGACGACCTGGCGGTGTCGGCCGCCAGCGGCAGCTTCATCGACAAGAACGCCGGCAATGGCAAGACCGTCAACATCAGCGGTATCGCGCTGGGTNNNNNCACACACTTAATTAATTAA
- a CDS encoding type VI lipase adapter Tla3 domain-containing protein — MLEVIGLGVTLDKYRQGKLWEALQKGDAYASIREQDKEKYPWDSMEKAGISGSRAGDTLENGAQYTPMYYGVPIFNAEPPIADPDIADKPTQPLAGLAGSAVSSGMAWHLFVVGPRRFSERPDRILDDVFAFFDANPDVPYIVLNSDDSMYSRNLYRLPGTPXXHTLN; from the coding sequence GTGCTGGAAGTTATTGGTCTAGGGGTCACGCTGGACAAATATCGCCAGGGAAAACTGTGGGAAGCCCTGCAAAAAGGGGATGCCTACGCCTCTATCCGCGAGCAGGATAAGGAAAAATATCCGTGGGACTCCATGGAAAAAGCGGGAATTTCCGGTAGCCGTGCAGGCGACACACTGGAGAACGGCGCGCAATATACCCCCATGTATTACGGAGTACCGATATTTAACGCTGAGCCTCCAATTGCTGATCCGGATATCGCAGACAAGCCAACTCAGCCACTTGCCGGCTTGGCCGGTAGTGCGGTTTCTTCAGGCATGGCTTGGCACTTATTCGTGGTCGGCCCGCGGCGCTTCAGCGAACGTCCCGACCGGATACTGGACGATGTATTTGCATTCTTCGATGCAAATCCAGATGTGCCTTATATTGTGCTCAATTCAGACGATAGCATGTACTCACGCAATTTATATCGCCTTCCCGGCACCCCCGNNNNNCACACACTTAATTAA
- a CDS encoding DUF6862 domain-containing protein, producing the protein MITDAAAQRALTGKGAEETVAGVNRNVTTGVDTSGKIGNNFDKQALQATIEVTQAFAAAAAKQVGDYASNKLNEATALAKQASEEPDPVKSAELQRQSDELKANWKEDGPARVALHTAVGALAGGTNGALGASAAALSTDSISKQLQTLDIPDTLRSALTLAAGAAIGAVVGGEAGANSALNEVANNYLKHKREGMKKSEQEQFDAAVAACSSSNPDACARRDSLIKLSTERDTLIGNVCSSGPSKDCSSLVSAAYGEGYKVIFGSDKKAYVYLQGSPELRAVPDPRDGTYHYAQAASLRDGLELAGTDLVVGKALGGIAAGGKYVYDGFVNGVRNLLDDAAKAAPRFIEGPSVPVRNAELISSDGAVFSRQNSLTGTWEPVVPSLSSAGGDLLKLTTRDTENSIIFESIIDSTSVNARVGLRESLAAQAGIPRAISNVWGSSLEDLQLAFKMDGLKLNSVPPKSTSSGNAQIFSVEGRSDVAQVQFSPENPFSSHKGQYYKIEFTDGSQAKIIDPKTYKLQFDPKTNLPTLDKNTIFYNPQGKIINYVNGRWK; encoded by the coding sequence GTGATCACCGACGCTGCGGCGCAGCGGGCGTTGACGGGCAAGGGCGCCGAGGAAACGGTGGCGGGCGTGAACCGCAACGTCACCACGGGCGTGGACACCAGCGGCAAGATCGGCAACAACTTCGACAAGCAGGCGTTGCAGGCGACGATCGAGGTGACGCAGGCGTTCGCGGCGGCGGCGGCGAAGCAGGTGGGGGATTATGCTTCCAATAAACTGAACGAAGCGACGGCGTTGGCGAAGCAAGCGTCCGAAGAACCCGATCCAGTAAAGAGTGCCGAATTACAGCGTCAAAGCGATGAATTAAAGGCGAACTGGAAAGAGGACGGACCTGCGCGGGTAGCCTTGCACACGGCGGTCGGCGCGCTGGCCGGCGGCACCAATGGCGCGCTAGGGGCGAGCGCCGCGGCGCTGTCGACGGACAGCATTTCCAAGCAGCTTCAAACTCTGGATATACCGGACACACTGCGCAGCGCGCTGACCTTGGCGGCGGGGGCGGCGATAGGCGCTGTGGTTGGCGGTGAGGCGGGGGCGAACAGTGCGTTGAATGAGGTGGCGAACAACTACCTGAAGCATAAGCGCGAGGGGATGAAGAAATCGGAGCAGGAGCAATTTGACGCCGCTGTTGCCGCTTGCAGTTCAAGCAATCCTGATGCCTGTGCGAGGAGAGACAGTTTAATTAAACTGTCTACCGAGCGCGATACGCTGATTGGCAATGTCTGTTCCAGTGGCCCGTCAAAGGACTGCAGCAGTTTGGTGAGTGCTGCATATGGCGAAGGCTACAAGGTGATCTTTGGTAGCGATAAAAAGGCTTACGTTTATCTGCAGGGATCGCCCGAATTGCGGGCGGTTCCCGACCCGAGAGACGGAACATATCATTATGCTCAAGCGGCAAGTTTGCGTGATGGTCTGGAGCTGGCGGGAACTGACCTTGTGGTTGGCAAGGCACTGGGTGGCATTGCTGCTGGTGGGAAGTATGTATATGATGGCTTCGTCAACGGTGTGAGAAATTTGCTTGACGATGCTGCTAAAGCGGCACCGCGATTTATTGAGGGCCCTTCTGTTCCGGTGCGAAATGCGGAATTGATAAGCTCGGACGGTGCTGTGTTTTCTCGTCAAAATTCATTGACTGGGACTTGGGAACCTGTCGTGCCATCTTTGTCATCAGCAGGGGGTGATTTATTAAAATTAACTACGAGAGACACCGAAAATAGTATAATTTTTGAAAGCATTATAGATTCAACCTCGGTAAATGCAAGAGTAGGACTACGAGAAAGTTTGGCTGCTCAAGCTGGAATTCCACGTGCAATTTCTAATGTATGGGGATCGTCTCTCGAAGATCTTCAACTAGCTTTTAAAATGGATGGTTTAAAGTTAAATTCGGTTCCGCCGAAGAGCACATCGTCTGGCAATGCACAAATATTTTCAGTTGAAGGGAGGTCTGATGTTGCTCAAGTTCAATTTAGCCCAGAAAATCCTTTTTCATCGCATAAAGGCCAATACTATAAGATTGAATTTACTGATGGTAGCCAAGCGAAAATTATTGACCCGAAAACGTATAAGCTTCAATTTGATCCAAAAACCAATCTTCCGACTTTGGATAAAAATACAATATTTTATAATCCTCAAGGAAAGATAATTAATTATGTTAACGGACGATGGAAGTAG
- a CDS encoding Wadjet anti-phage system protein JetD domain-containing protein, which produces MSDDEQARFNVLRDDVLGERIRMEQERLGFNWVTAAIQNA; this is translated from the coding sequence TTGAGCGATGACGAGCAAGCGCGGTTCAATGTCTTGCGTGACGATGTGCTGGGCGAACGCATCCGCATGGAGCAAGAGCGCCTTGGTTTTAACTGGGTGACGGCCGCGATACAAAACGCCTAG
- a CDS encoding DUF3322 domain-containing protein, which yields MSVNHWTTPAVLHAQLLRLPDSGRLQAAHISGEALFPMTLNVRQPGAASLGEQFDEVRRWIRQLEEGTVKGYGCLIEWREINHRQLGRNRLPAQVMLADEVDAFRLIGRLADMRRFDQLAATTLAAFPQLAGWLECRPMTLLEQAPTWERMRAILQWFTGHPRPQLYLRQLDIAGVDGKFIETRKALLAELLDQVMPASAINAHAVGARQFEARYGLLVKPALIRFRLLDPGSYIGGLFA from the coding sequence ATGAGTGTCAATCACTGGACCACGCCGGCGGTGCTTCATGCGCAATTGCTGCGCCTGCCGGATAGCGGGCGTTTGCAGGCGGCGCATATCAGCGGCGAGGCATTGTTTCCCATGACGCTGAACGTGCGTCAGCCGGGCGCCGCCAGCCTGGGTGAGCAATTCGATGAGGTGCGGCGCTGGATACGGCAACTTGAAGAGGGCACCGTCAAGGGATATGGCTGCCTCATCGAATGGCGCGAAATCAATCATCGGCAGCTGGGCCGCAACCGCTTGCCGGCACAAGTCATGCTGGCCGACGAGGTCGACGCCTTCCGGCTGATCGGACGTTTGGCCGACATGCGCCGCTTCGATCAACTGGCGGCGACGACATTAGCAGCCTTCCCCCAATTGGCCGGCTGGCTGGAGTGCCGCCCCATGACCTTGCTGGAGCAGGCGCCGACCTGGGAGCGCATGCGGGCGATCCTGCAATGGTTTACCGGGCATCCGCGCCCGCAGCTGTATCTGCGCCAACTCGACATCGCCGGTGTCGATGGAAAATTTATCGAAACCCGCAAGGCTTTGCTGGCCGAATTGCTCGACCAGGTCATGCCCGCCAGTGCCATCAATGCGCATGCCGTCGGCGCCCGCCAATTCGAAGCCCGTTATGGATTGCTGGTCAAGCCCGCCTTGATACGCTTTCGTTTGCTCGATCCGGGTTCTTATATCGGCGGCTTGTTCGCTTGA
- a CDS encoding immunoglobulin-like domain-containing protein: MFHTPANDVYNNGSTVSTTITKTDGGNFEKLVTNPDAAKTVITDSIDTTTVTLTADKTVVEGGDITYTATLTNKAQTDVTVTLXXHT; encoded by the coding sequence GTGTTCCACACCCCGGCCAACGACGTCTACAACAACGGTTCCACCGTCAGCACCACCATCACCAAGACCGACGGCGGTAACTTCGAGAAGTTGGTGACAAATCCTGATGCGGCTAAAACTGTCATCACCGACTCGATCGATACCACCACCGTTACCCTGACCGCGGACAAAACCGTGGTTGAAGGTGGTGACATCACCTACACCGCGACCTTGACTAACAAGGCGCAAACCGACGTCACCGTGACCCTNNNNNCACACACTTAA
- a CDS encoding FAD-dependent oxidoreductase, with translation MSEYQGLQVIVIGAGPGGLLLAQGLKKHGIGVAVYERDAARTDYLRXXHTLN, from the coding sequence ATGAGCGAGTACCAAGGATTGCAAGTCATCGTCATCGGCGCCGGCCCGGGCGGCCTGCTGCTGGCGCAAGGCTTGAAGAAGCACGGCATCGGCGTCGCCGTGTATGAACGCGACGCGGCGCGCACCGATTATTTGAGGGNNNNNCACACACTTAATTAA